TATCCCGAGGGTCTCGATCCGGGGGAGTGGTTGCGCTACTACAGCCGGCGGTTCGGCTGCTGCGAGCTTGGGTTCACCTGCTATCGGATCCCGGAAGATCAAGAAATTCAAGAGATTATTGAAGAAACGCGCGGAGCCCTGCCGCTGGTGTTCCGGGCCCCGCTGCGTCTGGACAACCCCGGCCTGGCGCGCCGGTTTGCGGGGGCCCTGTGGCCTTTGAAAGAGACCGGCCAGCTGGCCGGGGTCCTGGTCCGCTTCCCCCCGGAG
The sequence above is drawn from the Acidobacteriota bacterium genome and encodes:
- a CDS encoding DUF72 domain-containing protein, which encodes MILVGTSGFRYRDWTPVFYPEGLDPGEWLRYYSRRFGCCELGFTCYRIPEDQEIQEIIEETRGALPLVFRAPLRLDNPGLARRFAGALWPLKETGQLAGVLVRFPPEFVFLRDNFSGLLRLRDSLEGIRLIAEFGSAGWHSAQAA